From a region of the Alnus glutinosa chromosome 1, dhAlnGlut1.1, whole genome shotgun sequence genome:
- the LOC133858351 gene encoding uncharacterized protein LOC133858351, which produces MRSQLMWTINDFPAYADLSGWPNRGAKACPCCMQSTRSIRLKNGCKFCYMGHRRYLPPEHLWRLNRRTFDGTEEFDSAPIVPCGYEVLQQLDGVAFGDETAGKKKKRKKRKKGAGSSDVIWKKKSIFFRLPYWEDNLLRHNLDVMHIEKNVMDNILGTILDIKGKTKDNLAARLDLQEMGLRPKLHPFTAANGKTYIPAACHTMTREDKESFLKVLRNVRVPDGYASNISRCVRLKDRTISGLKSHDSHILMQQLLPIALRKSLPDKVVRPLVEISAFFRGICSTKLSQEDMDRLQGDVCITLCKLEQIFPPGFFTSMVHLVVHLVRECRLGGPVQYRWMYPAERSLGHFKSTVRNKAAPEGCIAEGYIATELVTFCSRYLNNAPTFHNRPQRNPDGSKGAGTRVTLNRLIMHQIHRYIVFNSEEFHNLRTMHKDALRRSCTRGRITEALIEAEHHEQFCEWYPAYVDGLDDQRREELGHNLVMRCRGLKETAVKYNRYVVNGKLFRTLAHDVGRRTQNSGVCVPTVEGETYYGQLTDIVEVEYYDRTTYVLFKCNWADPTMERGFTIDEYGLVFVNFNHLVHRGELIQDEPYVLTSQVDQVFYVEDGRNPNWVCAVRTKPRNVYDVGQGDGSNEDGTTYHECVPLVLATDDLPDTNDEFEYDRARGK; this is translated from the exons atgcgatctcagttgatgtggacgataaacgactttccagcgtatgcagatttatctggttggcctaacaggggtgcgaaggcatgtccttgctgtatgcaatcgacgcgttctatacgcttaaagaacggatgcaaattttgctatatggggcacaggagatatctgccgcctgaacatctgtggcggcttaacaggaggacatttgacggtactgaagaatttgacagcgccccgattgtgccatgcggatacgaggttctccaacagttggacggagttgcgtttggggatgagaccgcgggtaagaagaagaaacggaagaagcggaagaagggtgcagggagttccgatgttatatggaagaagaaaagtatatttttcagattgccgtattgggaagacaatttgcttcggcacaatcttgatgttatgcacatagagaaaaatgtcatggacaatatacttggcactattttggatataaaagggaaaacgaaggacaacttggcagctcggctggacttgcaggaaatggggttgagacctaagttgcatccgttcacggccgccaatggtaaaacgtatattcccgctgcctgtcacaccatgactagagaggacaaagaaagttttctgaaggttcttcgaaatgtaagggtcccggacggatacgcctcgaacatttcacgatgtgttcggctgaaggaccgtacaatttccgggttgaagagccacgatagccacatactgatgcaacagcttcttccaattgcactgcgtaagtcattgcctgataaagttgttagacctcttgtggagatttcggcattttttagaggcatatgctcaacaaagctatcacaagaagatatggaccgactgcagggtgacgtctgtatcactttgtgcaaactagaacagatattccctccagggttttttacgagcatggtccacttggtcgtgcatcttgtgcgcgagtgtagactcggcggacccgtgcagtatagatggatgtacccggcggagag gagtctggggcatttcaagtctactgtgcgcaataaagcggctcctgaggggtgcattgcggaggggtacatagcgaccgagctggtaacgttctgttcaaggtatctgaataacgcaccaacattccacaacagacctcagaggaatcctgatggatccaagggggcgggcacgcgtgttaccctgaaccggttgataatgcaccagattcatcgttatattgtgttcaactctgaagagtttcacaatttgcggac gatgcacaaagacgcgcttaggcgatcatgcactagaggtcgcattacggaggctcttattgaagcagaacatcatgagcagttctgcgaatggtaccctgcatat gtcgatggccttgacgatcaacgtagggaggaattgggccacaacttggttatgcgttgtagagggctgaaggagacagcggtcaagtacaacaggtacgtggtaaatgggaaattgtttcgcacgcttgcccatgatgtgggaaggaggactcagaacagcggcgtatgtgttcctaccgttgaaggcgaaacgtactacgggcagttaaccgatatagttgaggtcgagtactatgacaggactacgtacgtcctatttaagtgcaattgggcagaccccacgatggaaagaggattcacaatagacgagtatggcctagtgtttgtcaacttcaatcacctcgtccacaggggagaactgattcaggacgagccgtacgtgcttacatctcaggtggatcaagtattctacgtcgaagatggaaggaacccaaattgggtttgtgcggttaggaccaaaccgcgcaacgtgtacgacgttggccagggggatgggagtaatgaggatggtacaacctaccatgagtgcgtaccgctcgtactagccactgatgacctacctgatacgaatgatgaattcgagtacgacag ggcccggggcaagTAG
- the LOC133858352 gene encoding uncharacterized protein LOC133858352: MDSDDDQHPPLAGEVGEEVAGDPATQHIGTGQIRLMGYNPDGTIYYEVIDDPARNWVLPRGKKVVLQYNAAIQPVGRACNRFRREVGKMIRSGSYIHMRDEWARVNRQIKQAMWNALMEEFYLPVSVDMRRAQQEAWNDIGRKHRSWKSRFKTQLGIGDGDTPESIRARMPEKFFEQYDAEDVEFLLRDWCREHKIATSERMKRLRERNDLPHCAGSKSYARFNHEEACTSGTPPTRAASFVKTHTKKDGTFLNDRTRVLCERMTQSLASDPAATQSVSADTVRWAPNDAYEQAIGRPEYAGRVRQVGPNVTPVRGTCFSYRPRSQGGPSQGTSRDWAEQSRKMEEMQAELHAERARNDRLEQRVQQFDGIEQRLREMEVFMSSMAVPAPCVGNQSSPAHVGSTSSVGSASAGNSTTVGTLSPVGRQLSQHSTVATPSPATPFIAQQSPVGENTPGTVPRDSQRRLSDL, translated from the exons atggattcagatgatgatcagcatccTCCACTAGCCGGagaggttggcgaggaggttgcaggcgacccagcgacgcaGCACATAGGGACtgggcagattcggttgatgg ggtacaacccagacgggaccatttattatgaggtgattgacgacccagcgagaaactgggtgctcccgagggggaagaaggttgtattgcagtacaatgctgctatacaacctgtaggacgagcctgcaatcgttttcggcgggaagtgggcaagatgatcaggagtgggtcctacatacacatgcgggacgaatgggcgagggtaaataggcagattaagcaggcaatgtggaacgcactgatg gaggagttctatctacctgtatcagttgacatgcgcagggcacaacaggaggcgtggaatgatattggacgtaagcaccgctcgtggaagtcgaggttcaaaacccaactaggaattggagacggtgacacgcccgagagtatccgtgcgagaatgccggagaaattttttgagcagtatgatgcagaagatgtagaattcctgctgagagattggtgcagagagcataaaatc gcaacctctgaacggatgaagaggttgcgggagcggaatgacctaccccattgtgcgggatctaaaagttatgccagatttaatcacgaggag gcatgtacatctggcacgccccccactcgcgccgcgtcgttcgtgaagacccacacaaagaaggacggcactttcctgaacgaccgtacacgggtcttatgc gagaggatgacgcagagtttagccagtgatccagccgccacgcaaagcgtctccgcagacacggtgcgttgggcaccgaacgacgcttacgaacaggcgattgggaggcctgagtatgcagggagggttcggcaggttggcccgaacgtcacacctgttcgagggacatgtttttcatataggcctcggtcacaggggggaccatctcaggggacgtctcgggattgggccgaacagtctcggaagatggaagagatgcaagcggagctacatgctgagcgagcgaggaatgaccgtttggagcagcgcgtgcaacagttcgacggcatagagcagcgcttgcgagagatggaggtcttcatgtcctccatggcagtaccagcaccatgtgttggtaatcagtcttctcctgcacacgtaggtagtacgtcgtccgttggtagtgcatctgcag gtaattcgacaacggttggtacgttgtcgcctgttggacgacagctgagccagcactccactgtcgctacaccttcgcccgctacaccattcattgcgcagcaatcgccggtgggcgagaacacgcctgggacggtacctcgtgattcgcagagacgcctttcagatttgtag